One genomic region from Sulfuriflexus mobilis encodes:
- the folE2 gene encoding GTP cyclohydrolase FolE2: MTDATPATEIADVQNSADTRQIAIDKVGIKDIRHPVLINDRSGQEQHVVANFNMYVNLPHNFKGTHMSRFVEILNLHERELTVKSFKEVLHEMIERLDAEAGHIEMSFPFFVNKQAPISGVKSLLDYDVTFIGEISQNTPSVTVKVVVPVTSLCPCSKKISDYGAHNQRSHVTVTVLPNCFVWIEDLIDIVESEASCQLYGLLKRPDEKHVTEYAYDNPKFVEDMVRDVAARLNSDDRILAYTVESENFESIHNHSAYALISKDKRD; the protein is encoded by the coding sequence ATGACAGACGCTACACCGGCCACAGAAATCGCTGACGTACAAAACAGCGCTGACACGCGGCAGATCGCCATCGACAAGGTGGGTATCAAGGACATCCGCCACCCGGTTTTGATTAATGACCGTAGCGGCCAGGAACAGCATGTTGTCGCCAACTTCAATATGTATGTGAACCTGCCTCACAATTTCAAGGGCACCCACATGTCACGCTTTGTTGAGATCCTCAACCTGCATGAGCGTGAACTGACCGTGAAGTCCTTCAAGGAAGTTCTGCACGAAATGATTGAGCGCCTCGATGCCGAGGCCGGCCACATTGAGATGAGCTTCCCGTTCTTCGTCAACAAACAGGCCCCCATCTCCGGCGTAAAGAGTCTGCTCGACTATGACGTCACCTTCATCGGTGAGATCAGCCAAAACACCCCGTCTGTAACCGTTAAGGTCGTCGTGCCGGTGACCAGTCTGTGTCCGTGTTCGAAAAAGATCTCCGACTACGGCGCACACAACCAGCGTTCACATGTCACCGTGACCGTACTGCCTAACTGTTTTGTCTGGATCGAAGACCTGATCGATATCGTTGAGAGTGAGGCTTCATGCCAGCTCTATGGCCTGCTCAAGCGTCCGGATGAAAAGCATGTAACCGAATATGCCTATGACAACCCGAAGTTCGTCGAGGACATGGTCCGTGACGTCGCTGCGCGTCTGAATAGCGATGACAGGATCCTTGCCTACACGGTGGAATCCGAAAACTTCGAGTCAATCCATAACCACTCGGCCTACGCCCTGATCAGCAAGGATAAGCGCGACTAA
- a CDS encoding retropepsin-like aspartic protease family protein, translating to MSPRFRLVVFALLFGLSANALAIDIIVMGLFRNKAIVKIDGKQHILKPGKASPEGVLLIASDSNGAVLEFEGSRNTYVLGSHISTRFKRDKQPSVSIFRNERGMFTTVGSINGFPVNFLVDTGASSVAMNRKEADRLGIDYRLHGTPIGISTASGFERGWRVRLDQVQVGDVELRNVEGTVIDAVSSSGVLLGMSFLGRLEMNNSNEAMKLKKKY from the coding sequence ATGTCCCCTCGTTTCAGACTTGTCGTGTTTGCGCTGTTGTTTGGCCTCAGTGCAAATGCACTGGCCATCGATATTATCGTCATGGGTCTGTTTCGCAACAAGGCCATTGTTAAAATTGATGGCAAGCAACATATCCTCAAACCCGGCAAGGCCAGCCCAGAAGGGGTATTGCTGATCGCCTCTGACAGTAACGGCGCGGTGCTGGAATTTGAGGGGAGTCGCAATACCTATGTACTCGGCAGTCATATCAGCACACGTTTCAAACGTGATAAGCAACCGAGTGTTTCAATTTTTCGTAATGAGCGTGGCATGTTTACCACCGTCGGTAGTATCAATGGCTTCCCGGTCAACTTTCTCGTCGATACCGGGGCCTCGTCGGTGGCCATGAACCGTAAAGAGGCCGATCGTCTTGGAATTGATTACCGTCTGCACGGTACGCCGATTGGGATTTCTACCGCCTCGGGTTTCGAACGTGGCTGGCGGGTACGGCTTGATCAGGTCCAGGTCGGTGACGTGGAACTTCGCAATGTTGAGGGTACGGTGATCGATGCCGTCAGCAGCTCGGGCGTGTTGCTTGGCATGTCCTTTCTGGGCCGACTCGAGATGAATAACAGCAACGAGGCGATGAAACTGAAGAAAAAATATTGA
- a CDS encoding phosphatidylglycerophosphatase A codes for MTKATPLPVTIWRDPLMWLACGFGTGAARVAPGTFGTLVGLPLYYFMQPLSAWLYLFLVVAFFILGIGLCGHAARRLQVHDHPGIVWDEVVGYLVTMFMAPAGWIWMALGFVLFRLFDIWKPWPIRLLDQGVGGGFGIMVDDLLAAIYAAGLLHLAVYLYSL; via the coding sequence ATGACCAAGGCAACACCTTTGCCTGTGACGATTTGGCGTGACCCGCTCATGTGGCTGGCCTGCGGCTTTGGCACCGGGGCCGCACGCGTGGCGCCAGGCACCTTCGGCACCCTGGTAGGGTTGCCGTTATATTATTTCATGCAGCCCCTGTCCGCCTGGCTGTATCTGTTCCTGGTGGTCGCCTTTTTTATTCTCGGCATCGGCCTGTGCGGCCACGCCGCGAGGCGTCTGCAGGTGCATGATCATCCCGGCATCGTCTGGGACGAGGTGGTCGGTTACCTGGTGACCATGTTCATGGCACCGGCCGGCTGGATCTGGATGGCGCTTGGTTTTGTCCTGTTTCGCCTCTTTGATATCTGGAAACCCTGGCCAATTCGCCTGCTGGATCAAGGTGTTGGAGGCGGTTTCGGGATCATGGTTGATGACCTGCTGGCCGCGATCTATGCCGCGGGCCTGTTACATTTGGCCGTCTACCTCTATAGTCTGTAA
- the thiL gene encoding thiamine-phosphate kinase, with translation MPGTEFSLIDRYFAHHVHQHGGHDDVVLGIGDDAAVLRVPAGHELVVTTDTMVAGVHFPASATAEDIGYKLLAVNLSDLAAMGAVPRWASLALTLPGVDEDWLTGFCQGLFGLADAYNVALVGGDTTRGPLTLSITLHGLVPEGQALRRDGARAGDAIYVSGRLGDAGLALQHELGNMNVPGIAEILPRLHRPMPRVALGQALRGVASAMIDISDGLLADLGHILEASGVGARLELEALPLSAAVQAITDSGDWSLPLAGGDDYELCFSVPAERQADLQERLSGLDISVTRIGQVEVEAGLRCLDARGEYYTPPGMGYEHFSGIETEGLS, from the coding sequence ATGCCTGGCACAGAATTCAGCCTTATTGATCGTTATTTTGCCCACCATGTCCATCAGCATGGCGGGCACGATGACGTCGTGCTCGGTATCGGCGATGATGCTGCGGTCTTGCGGGTCCCCGCCGGGCATGAGCTGGTAGTGACCACGGATACGATGGTCGCTGGCGTGCACTTTCCCGCCAGCGCCACTGCCGAAGATATCGGTTATAAACTCCTGGCCGTGAACCTGAGTGACCTCGCTGCAATGGGGGCGGTACCTCGCTGGGCCTCCTTGGCCCTGACCTTGCCTGGGGTGGATGAAGACTGGCTAACGGGTTTCTGCCAGGGTCTGTTTGGGCTTGCCGATGCCTACAATGTTGCGCTGGTGGGAGGGGATACCACGCGAGGCCCCCTGACCCTGAGCATAACCCTGCATGGCCTTGTCCCCGAAGGACAGGCGTTGCGCCGTGACGGGGCCAGGGCCGGAGATGCGATCTATGTCAGTGGCCGCCTCGGGGATGCGGGGCTGGCCCTGCAACATGAATTGGGGAATATGAACGTACCAGGCATCGCTGAAATCCTGCCGCGATTGCACCGTCCCATGCCCCGCGTGGCATTGGGGCAGGCATTGCGCGGCGTGGCCAGTGCCATGATCGATATCTCCGATGGTCTGTTGGCCGATCTGGGGCATATCCTCGAGGCGAGTGGCGTCGGGGCACGACTTGAACTGGAGGCCTTGCCGCTGTCTGCCGCGGTGCAAGCGATCACCGACAGCGGCGACTGGAGTCTGCCCTTGGCCGGCGGCGATGATTATGAACTGTGTTTTAGCGTGCCTGCGGAACGGCAAGCCGATTTACAGGAAAGACTCAGCGGACTGGATATCAGCGTGACACGCATCGGCCAGGTCGAAGTCGAGGCCGGTCTGCGTTGCCTCGATGCACGGGGTGAATATTATACGCCGCCAGGCATGGGCTACGAACACTTTTCCGGGATTGAAACCGAGGGACTCTCATGA
- the nusB gene encoding transcription antitermination factor NusB produces MSKARSKARRNAVQALYQWQLTGADVSTIEEQFLVEHDMANVDVDYFRELLREVPLHLHELDDHLIEYLDRPIDEVDPVERAILRMSTYELELRLDVPYKAVINEGVEMAKTFGAEHGHKYVNGILDRVARKLRSVEIAAAAKKKK; encoded by the coding sequence TTGAGTAAAGCGCGCAGCAAGGCACGACGTAATGCTGTTCAGGCCCTGTACCAGTGGCAGCTGACTGGTGCAGACGTGAGCACTATCGAAGAACAGTTTCTCGTCGAACACGATATGGCAAATGTCGATGTCGACTATTTTCGCGAGTTGTTGCGTGAGGTGCCTTTGCACTTGCACGAACTCGATGACCATCTTATCGAGTATCTGGATAGACCCATTGATGAAGTCGACCCGGTGGAGCGCGCTATCCTGCGTATGAGTACCTACGAACTTGAGTTACGTCTTGATGTCCCCTACAAGGCAGTGATCAACGAAGGCGTCGAGATGGCCAAAACCTTTGGTGCAGAACACGGCCACAAGTACGTGAATGGTATTCTTGACCGAGTGGCTCGCAAGTTACGCAGCGTCGAGATTGCTGCTGCGGCGAAGAAAAAAAAATAA
- the ribE gene encoding 6,7-dimethyl-8-ribityllumazine synthase, translating into MMSTIKTIEGDLSVRGARFGILASRFNDFIVNALVSGATHALKQHGAAEKDMEIVWVPGAHEIPLAAQKMAASGRYDAIIALGAVIRGATPHFDFVAGECSKGLANVGMQYGLPVAFGVLTVDSIEQAIERAGTKAGNKGGEAALSAIEMVNLLREFEA; encoded by the coding sequence ATGATGTCCACGATTAAGACTATTGAAGGCGATTTATCAGTACGCGGTGCCCGCTTCGGTATCCTCGCCAGCCGTTTTAACGATTTTATTGTCAATGCGCTGGTCAGCGGTGCTACCCATGCGCTGAAGCAGCACGGCGCTGCCGAGAAAGATATGGAGATCGTCTGGGTGCCTGGTGCGCACGAGATCCCGCTCGCCGCACAGAAGATGGCCGCCAGTGGCCGTTATGATGCGATTATTGCACTCGGTGCCGTGATCCGTGGTGCCACCCCGCATTTTGATTTTGTTGCTGGTGAATGCTCCAAGGGCCTGGCCAATGTTGGTATGCAGTATGGGTTACCGGTAGCCTTTGGCGTGCTGACTGTTGACAGCATTGAACAGGCCATCGAGCGTGCCGGAACCAAGGCCGGCAACAAGGGTGGTGAAGCGGCCCTGTCGGCGATTGAAATGGTTAACCTGTTACGTGAGTTTGAAGCTTGA
- a CDS encoding riboflavin synthase, whose translation MFTGIIQSVGKIASTQTKGGDVLLRIATGKLPLTDVQLGDSIAVSGVCLTVIAKHADGFSADVSGETLSRTIIGKLAPGDAVNLEKALTPTTPLGGHLVSGHVDGIAEVIDRGQDARSVRFKVRVPDQLARYIAEKGSICVDGVSLTVNAVDGNVFELNIVPHTLSETTMNDYHVGRHVNIEVDVIARYLERMLLGDKAAQPGVSGAGLSRAFLAEHGFAGKA comes from the coding sequence ATGTTTACAGGAATCATTCAATCAGTTGGCAAGATCGCCAGTACCCAGACAAAGGGTGGCGATGTCCTGTTGCGTATCGCCACGGGCAAGCTGCCGCTGACAGATGTGCAACTGGGTGACAGTATTGCTGTCAGTGGTGTCTGCCTGACCGTGATCGCAAAACATGCCGATGGCTTTAGTGCCGATGTTTCAGGCGAAACACTGTCGCGAACCATCATTGGCAAGCTCGCCCCCGGTGATGCGGTGAATCTTGAAAAGGCCCTGACCCCGACGACCCCCTTGGGAGGGCATCTGGTCAGTGGCCATGTTGATGGTATTGCCGAGGTTATTGATCGTGGTCAGGATGCGCGTTCGGTACGTTTCAAGGTGCGTGTGCCGGATCAACTGGCACGTTATATCGCCGAGAAAGGCTCGATTTGCGTGGACGGCGTGAGCCTGACCGTGAATGCTGTAGACGGTAATGTGTTCGAACTGAACATCGTGCCACATACCCTGAGCGAGACTACCATGAATGACTATCATGTCGGACGGCATGTAAACATTGAAGTCGATGTAATCGCCCGTTACCTCGAGCGCATGTTGCTCGGTGACAAGGCGGCACAACCTGGAGTGAGTGGCGCCGGCCTGAGCCGCGCCTTTTTGGCTGAACACGGCTTTGCCGGTAAGGCCTGA
- the ribD gene encoding bifunctional diaminohydroxyphosphoribosylaminopyrimidine deaminase/5-amino-6-(5-phosphoribosylamino)uracil reductase RibD yields MFSPDDHRYMARALQLAERGLYTTDPNPRVGCVLVKANDVVGEGWHMRAGEGHAEVHALQNAGAGQARGATAYVTLEPCSHHGRTPPCSEALIDAGVSRVVVAMQDPNPRVVGQGLARLQQAGIAVESGLMRAQAEAINPGFLMRMHTGRPYVRCKLAMSLDGRTAMASGESQWITAEAARNDVHRLRARSSAIVTGIGTVLHDDPSMTVRLPDDEGQYGESPLRVVLDSQLQMSPQAKILSRQTGATRILTLNAATPQAAALRAAGAEVVAIAAVDGKIDLAAMLRQLAEDGRNEVMLEAGATLSGAMLQAGLVDELVIYMAPILMGDGARGLFCLPGLEAMADRIDLEIMDIRAVGRDWRITARPVYRPV; encoded by the coding sequence ATGTTTAGTCCTGACGACCATCGTTACATGGCGCGTGCCTTGCAGTTGGCCGAGCGCGGCTTGTATACCACTGACCCGAATCCGCGTGTGGGTTGTGTACTGGTAAAGGCTAATGATGTGGTCGGCGAGGGCTGGCACATGCGTGCCGGTGAAGGGCACGCCGAGGTGCATGCCTTGCAAAATGCCGGGGCCGGGCAGGCGCGGGGCGCCACGGCCTATGTCACACTCGAGCCCTGTTCACACCATGGCCGTACGCCGCCGTGTAGTGAGGCCTTGATTGATGCTGGTGTGAGCCGTGTCGTCGTCGCCATGCAGGACCCGAATCCACGCGTGGTCGGACAAGGGTTGGCGCGTCTGCAGCAGGCGGGTATCGCAGTCGAAAGTGGTTTGATGCGGGCACAGGCCGAGGCCATCAACCCCGGCTTTTTAATGCGTATGCACACAGGCCGGCCCTATGTGCGCTGCAAGCTGGCGATGAGCCTGGACGGCCGCACCGCGATGGCCTCGGGCGAGAGCCAGTGGATCACCGCCGAGGCGGCACGCAACGATGTACATCGCCTGCGGGCGCGTAGTTCTGCCATTGTTACGGGTATAGGTACTGTCTTGCATGATGACCCGTCGATGACGGTACGTCTGCCAGACGATGAAGGGCAGTATGGTGAGTCACCGTTACGCGTGGTGCTGGACTCACAGCTTCAGATGTCGCCGCAGGCGAAGATATTAAGTCGTCAGACAGGGGCAACACGTATCCTGACCCTGAATGCGGCGACACCACAGGCTGCGGCATTGCGCGCGGCCGGTGCCGAGGTGGTCGCCATTGCCGCTGTGGATGGCAAGATTGATTTAGCGGCAATGCTCAGGCAGCTTGCCGAGGATGGCAGGAATGAAGTCATGCTCGAGGCTGGCGCTACCCTCTCCGGCGCTATGTTGCAGGCGGGGCTGGTTGATGAATTGGTGATCTACATGGCGCCGATACTCATGGGCGATGGTGCGCGGGGTTTATTCTGTCTGCCGGGACTGGAGGCAATGGCAGATCGTATTGATCTGGAAATAATGGATATACGTGCCGTGGGCCGCGACTGGCGTATCACGGCAAGACCGGTTTACAGGCCGGTTTAG
- the nrdR gene encoding transcriptional regulator NrdR, with amino-acid sequence MRCPFCDAEETKVIDSRLANEGDAVRRRRECLTCAERFTTYEIAELVMPRIIKSNGNRVPFDEEKLSAGMMRALEKRPVITEQIDASLNHIKQRLRATGDREVSSMLLGEYVMDELRELDHVAYVRFASVYRSFEDVNAFREEIERLEREPSAEVRRQQLSLLPSAGRNKNKKSRD; translated from the coding sequence ATGCGCTGCCCGTTTTGTGATGCGGAAGAAACCAAGGTCATTGATTCACGCCTGGCCAATGAGGGTGACGCGGTGCGTCGTCGACGCGAGTGCCTGACCTGCGCCGAACGCTTTACGACCTACGAGATCGCCGAACTGGTGATGCCGCGTATCATCAAGAGTAATGGCAATCGGGTACCGTTTGACGAAGAGAAACTCAGTGCCGGCATGATGCGGGCACTGGAGAAGCGGCCAGTGATCACTGAGCAAATAGATGCGTCGCTGAATCACATCAAGCAGCGCCTGCGTGCTACCGGTGACCGTGAGGTCTCATCGATGTTGTTGGGTGAATACGTTATGGATGAGCTGCGAGAGCTGGACCACGTCGCCTATGTGCGTTTTGCCTCGGTATATCGCAGCTTTGAAGACGTAAACGCCTTTCGTGAGGAGATCGAACGGCTCGAGCGTGAACCCTCGGCCGAGGTCAGACGCCAGCAGTTGTCCCTGCTGCCCTCGGCGGGCAGAAATAAAAATAAAAAGTCTAGGGACTGA
- the glyA gene encoding serine hydroxymethyltransferase, with protein MFDKSLTIAGFDDELWSAMESERTRQEEHIELIASENHASPRVMEAQGSVLTNKYAEGYPGRRYYGGCEYVDVAEQLAIDRAKQLFGADYANVQPHSGSQANAAVYMALLEPGDTVLGMSLAHGGHLTHGAKVSFSGKIYHAVQYGLDESTGEIDYAQVEALAKEHKPKMIIAGFSAYSRIVDWQRFRDIADSIGAYLMVDMAHVAGLIAAGVYPNPTQIADVTTSTTHKTLRGPRGGLILAKANPEIEKKLNSAIFPGSQGGPLMHVIAAKAVAFLEALQPDFKDYQQQVVDNARAMAEVFMERGFDVVSKGTDNHLFLVSFIDKGITGKAAEAALGAANITTNKNSVPNDPQSPFVTSGIRVGTPAITTRGFTEADVSQLAGWMCDILENLEDTAVIERVKAQVLDICQRLPVYGS; from the coding sequence ATGTTTGACAAAAGCTTGACGATTGCAGGGTTTGACGATGAATTGTGGTCGGCGATGGAATCCGAGCGTACCCGCCAGGAGGAACATATTGAGCTGATCGCCTCGGAAAACCATGCCAGTCCGCGAGTGATGGAGGCCCAGGGTTCGGTGCTTACCAACAAGTATGCCGAGGGCTATCCAGGCCGCCGCTACTACGGCGGTTGTGAGTATGTCGATGTCGCCGAGCAGCTCGCCATCGATCGCGCCAAGCAGTTATTCGGTGCCGATTATGCCAATGTGCAGCCACACTCCGGTTCACAGGCCAATGCCGCTGTCTACATGGCTCTGCTCGAGCCGGGTGATACCGTGCTCGGTATGAGCCTGGCCCACGGTGGTCACCTGACCCACGGTGCCAAGGTCAGCTTCTCTGGCAAGATCTATCACGCCGTGCAGTATGGTCTTGATGAATCTACGGGCGAGATTGATTATGCACAGGTCGAGGCACTGGCCAAGGAACACAAGCCGAAGATGATCATTGCCGGTTTCAGTGCCTATTCCCGTATCGTTGACTGGCAACGTTTCCGGGATATTGCCGATAGTATCGGCGCCTACCTGATGGTAGATATGGCCCATGTTGCGGGTCTCATTGCGGCGGGTGTTTACCCAAATCCGACCCAGATCGCTGACGTTACTACCAGTACCACGCACAAGACCCTGCGCGGCCCACGTGGCGGCCTCATTCTCGCCAAGGCCAATCCGGAAATCGAAAAGAAACTGAATTCTGCTATCTTCCCGGGAAGCCAGGGTGGCCCCCTGATGCACGTCATCGCCGCCAAGGCAGTGGCCTTCCTAGAGGCCCTGCAACCAGACTTCAAGGATTACCAGCAGCAGGTGGTAGATAACGCCCGCGCCATGGCCGAGGTATTCATGGAACGTGGTTTTGATGTAGTCTCAAAGGGGACGGATAATCACTTGTTCCTGGTCAGCTTTATCGATAAAGGCATTACCGGTAAGGCCGCCGAGGCCGCACTGGGCGCCGCGAACATCACCACCAATAAGAACTCTGTGCCAAATGATCCACAGTCACCGTTTGTGACCAGCGGTATTCGCGTTGGTACCCCGGCGATCACCACGCGTGGTTTTACCGAGGCCGATGTCAGCCAGCTGGCCGGCTGGATGTGTGACATCCTCGAAAACCTGGAAGATACGGCTGTAATCGAACGTGTTAAGGCGCAGGTGCTTGATATCTGTCAGCGCCTGCCGGTTTACGGTAGCTGA
- a CDS encoding PAS domain S-box protein codes for MATPLRLLLVEDSEQDAELLLRHLRKGGLEVLAHRVETGETMLAALSSEQWDLIISDYTMPCFSGLDALKLAREHGEDIPFIIVSGNIGEEKAVATMLAGAHDYVMKDNLARLMPAIERELKDAALRRERHQLRDLIEMFGQATYGVTGEAFFCALSECLGQVLGVRYVHIGEFVGLDSEYVHTLSSWYDGVFLDNFTYPLVDKPCERTVKGEVVLLDDVAGQYPEFSLPADMPIQGYMGFPLRNTLGKVIGLIVAVDDKAFAKIGLLEYVLQYSATRAAAEIERVSVETQLRNSEEYLRGILDNIQDTIYRVGGDGMLDYVSPSVYQLMGYRPEEVIGKRLSDFYVEEDGREKFLKALDACHGNIFNYETPLRRKDGSTVWVSINAHYYYDPVSGAVAGVEGISRNITARKLTEQALHESEELFSKAFHGSPAMISISRLTEDFAKGEFVDVNESFITMTGYSREELIGHSAVEIGLFIYTEQRENIINGLRSKGRITDLEIPFHTKNEEVRYALGSIELLEINTEPCVLLVCQDITERKQANEKLVRYREQLEDKVAERTRELTEVVSRLESEITERCRIEAALVSASQVAEAANLAKTKFLANMSHELRTPLNSIIGFTELLMIEPEEVINSESREKLGYVLDSAWHLLQLINDILDLSKIEAGKMLIQPTSFDVQSLLDATLVMFQGQASESGISLLTQIDSSLKSIVADERKLKQVLSNLLANAIKFSTENSQITIRAERVGMDEFVSNCGASEMPAPYMSVFIRFSVSDSGIGIAAEDIDKLFKPFVQVDASLTRRYEGSGLGLHLCRQIVDLHGGCIWVESELGQGSTFSFILPCGPRD; via the coding sequence TTGGCGACGCCCTTACGCTTGTTACTTGTTGAAGACTCTGAACAGGATGCCGAGCTATTGCTCAGGCACTTGCGAAAGGGGGGGCTGGAAGTGCTGGCGCACCGTGTTGAAACCGGTGAGACGATGCTTGCGGCGCTTTCCTCGGAACAGTGGGATCTGATTATTTCCGACTATACCATGCCGTGTTTCAGCGGTCTGGATGCACTCAAGCTTGCCCGTGAACATGGGGAAGATATTCCCTTTATTATTGTCTCTGGCAATATCGGTGAAGAAAAGGCGGTCGCCACCATGCTGGCGGGTGCGCATGACTATGTCATGAAAGATAATCTTGCGCGGCTGATGCCCGCTATCGAACGTGAACTTAAGGATGCGGCCTTACGTCGCGAACGCCATCAGCTACGTGATTTGATCGAGATGTTTGGTCAGGCCACGTATGGGGTAACAGGAGAGGCCTTCTTTTGTGCCCTCAGTGAATGCCTGGGGCAGGTGCTGGGTGTCCGTTATGTGCATATCGGTGAATTTGTTGGTTTGGATAGCGAGTATGTACATACCCTGTCCAGTTGGTATGACGGTGTTTTTCTGGATAATTTCACTTACCCACTAGTTGACAAGCCCTGTGAGCGCACAGTAAAGGGAGAGGTCGTGTTGCTCGACGATGTGGCGGGGCAGTATCCGGAGTTTTCCCTGCCGGCAGATATGCCTATACAGGGGTACATGGGTTTCCCATTGCGAAATACCCTGGGCAAGGTCATTGGTTTGATAGTGGCCGTGGATGATAAGGCCTTTGCGAAGATCGGTTTGCTGGAATATGTCCTGCAGTATTCCGCTACGCGTGCGGCGGCAGAGATAGAGCGTGTCAGCGTAGAGACGCAGTTACGGAACTCTGAAGAATATCTGCGCGGCATCCTCGACAATATTCAGGATACCATTTACCGGGTAGGAGGGGATGGCATGCTGGATTATGTGTCGCCTTCCGTCTATCAATTAATGGGTTATCGACCTGAAGAAGTTATTGGTAAGCGGCTGTCTGACTTTTACGTCGAAGAGGATGGACGGGAAAAGTTTCTAAAGGCACTCGATGCGTGTCATGGCAATATTTTTAATTATGAAACGCCTTTACGACGCAAGGATGGCAGCACTGTCTGGGTGTCAATAAATGCTCATTATTATTATGACCCTGTTTCAGGTGCTGTGGCAGGTGTTGAGGGGATTTCAAGAAATATCACTGCGCGTAAATTGACTGAACAGGCCTTGCATGAATCGGAAGAATTGTTTAGCAAAGCCTTTCATGGCAGCCCGGCAATGATCAGTATTAGCCGCTTAACAGAAGATTTCGCAAAGGGTGAATTTGTTGATGTCAATGAGAGCTTTATTACCATGACCGGTTATAGCCGAGAGGAACTGATTGGACACTCGGCGGTAGAAATTGGCCTGTTTATCTATACGGAACAGCGGGAAAATATTATTAATGGTTTGCGCAGCAAGGGGCGTATCACTGATCTGGAGATCCCCTTTCATACTAAGAATGAAGAAGTCCGTTATGCCCTGGGTAGTATTGAACTACTGGAAATTAACACTGAGCCTTGTGTGTTGCTGGTATGTCAGGATATTACGGAGCGCAAGCAGGCTAATGAAAAACTGGTACGTTATCGTGAGCAACTTGAGGACAAAGTTGCAGAACGTACCCGGGAGTTAACGGAAGTCGTCTCCAGGCTGGAATCTGAGATAACCGAGCGCTGCCGCATTGAAGCGGCATTGGTAAGTGCCAGTCAGGTAGCGGAAGCTGCCAATCTGGCGAAAACCAAATTTCTTGCAAACATGTCACACGAACTGCGCACCCCTTTGAATTCGATCATCGGTTTTACCGAGTTATTGATGATTGAACCTGAAGAGGTCATTAATAGTGAAAGTCGTGAAAAACTGGGCTATGTCCTCGATAGCGCCTGGCACCTGTTGCAGTTAATCAATGATATTCTTGACCTCAGCAAGATCGAGGCCGGGAAGATGCTCATTCAGCCGACTTCATTTGATGTGCAATCATTGCTCGATGCGACCCTGGTCATGTTTCAGGGCCAAGCTAGCGAGTCCGGCATTAGTCTGCTGACGCAGATAGACTCGTCACTCAAGAGTATTGTTGCAGACGAGCGTAAATTAAAGCAGGTGCTTAGTAACCTGTTGGCTAATGCGATCAAGTTCTCCACCGAGAACAGTCAGATTACGATCCGGGCTGAGCGGGTGGGGATGGACGAATTTGTCAGTAACTGTGGTGCGTCGGAAATGCCGGCACCGTATATGTCGGTATTTATACGTTTTAGTGTCAGTGATAGCGGCATCGGCATCGCCGCAGAGGATATCGACAAACTCTTTAAACCCTTCGTACAGGTCGATGCCTCCCTGACCCGGCGCTACGAAGGCAGTGGTTTGGGTCTGCATCTGTGTCGTCAGATTGTGGATTTACATGGCGGTTGCATCTGGGTCGAGAGCGAACTCGGCCAGGGTAGTACCTTCAGTTTTATCCTCCCCTGCGGTCCCCGCGACTGA
- a CDS encoding response regulator, with amino-acid sequence MIKNTKILLVEDNPDDEALTIRALKHHNIANDVVVARDGVEALDYLFCRGKYAGNTDNDLPQVVLLDLKLPKVDGLEVLKEMRANERTSALPVVVLTSSNEEKDIVDSYNLGANSYVRKPVDFVQFISAVEQLGMYWLVLNQSPTQF; translated from the coding sequence ATGATAAAGAATACCAAAATCCTCTTGGTTGAGGATAATCCTGATGATGAGGCACTAACTATTCGTGCCCTGAAACATCATAATATTGCCAACGATGTTGTGGTGGCCCGGGATGGCGTCGAGGCCCTTGATTATCTGTTTTGCAGAGGTAAGTACGCCGGGAATACGGATAATGACCTGCCTCAGGTAGTATTGCTGGACTTGAAATTACCCAAGGTGGATGGCCTTGAGGTGCTTAAGGAGATGAGGGCCAATGAGCGTACCAGCGCCCTTCCGGTGGTGGTATTGACTTCATCGAATGAAGAAAAAGATATCGTCGACAGTTATAATCTCGGTGCGAACAGCTATGTCCGGAAGCCCGTTGACTTTGTGCAGTTTATTTCTGCGGTAGAACAACTGGGTATGTACTGGCTGGTATTGAACCAGAGTCCGACACAGTTCTGA